Proteins encoded together in one Anguilla anguilla isolate fAngAng1 chromosome 9, fAngAng1.pri, whole genome shotgun sequence window:
- the tmem91 gene encoding synapse differentiation-inducing gene protein 1 — translation MESLDELEHPLLGGSPKHSGGPVASAGGNGLLKGILVRCGEESTLPPVAWRSYCTPAEIAQQQLLDPCSLPRSLESLYPTAPAWGQSESLGLQRKDYLETTFVDMGPGSPLEKKLLDEEQDSHSICYSTDEDDLLPDYEDSSSECFSETDSERNFPLMIPQDYLGLAVFSMLCCFWPLGIAAFYLSQKTNKASAEGDLQGANSASRQALWLAVLSIVFGVVTYICAVAALISYLSGKPP, via the exons ATGGAGAGTCTAGATGAACTGGAGCACCCCTTGCTGGGTGGCAGCCCCAAGCACAGTGGAGGACCTGTTGCCAGCGCTGGTGGCAATGGGCTTTTAAAAGGCATCTTAGTGCGGTGCGGGGAGGAGAGCACACTGCCCCCAGTGGCTTGGAGGAGTTACTGCACCCCAGCAGAGATCGCCCAACAGCAGCTCCTGGACCCTTGCTCTCTACCACGCTCCCTGGAATCCCTTTACCCAACAGCTCCGGCATGGGGCCAATCAGAGTCTCTGGGCCTACAGAGGAAGGACTATCTGGAGACCACATTTGTGGACATGGGCCCTGGTTCCCCGCTGGAGAAGAAGCTGCTGGACGAGGAACAGGATAGTCACAGCATCTGCTACAGCACAGATGAGGACGACCTCCTGCCCGATTATGAG GACTCTTCGAGCGAATGCTTCAGCGAAACCGACAGCGAGCGCAACTTCCCGCTGATGATCCCGCAGGACTACCTGGGCCTCGCCGTATTCTCCATGCTCTGCTGTTTTTGGCCCCTGGGGATTGCGGCGTTCTACCTTTCCCAGAAG ACTAACAAGGCGTCGGCCGAGGGGGACCTCCAGGGGGCGAACTCCGCCTCACGCCAGGCGCTCTGGTTGGCCGTGCTGTCCATCGTCTTCGGCGTCGTCACGTACATCTGCGCTGTCGCCGCCCTCATCTCCTACCTGTCCGGGAAACCCCCCtaa